The following coding sequences lie in one Mercenaria mercenaria strain notata chromosome 5, MADL_Memer_1, whole genome shotgun sequence genomic window:
- the LOC128546208 gene encoding uncharacterized protein LOC128546208 — protein sequence MSRRFEIERPSDWDEEVPWTEHSRMFPPFPYPHTQVGGDQITYPTEDSDVEEDELCTSVHFPNRQHSFNSVVHASFEDVEKREALEASGHLSGQVYSREGKQQTRRQNTMFSQRKKLPLGRAKINVCIIKGDLSTEKVCIYNC from the exons ATGTCACGTAGATTTGAAATTGAAAGACCGTCGGACTGGGACGAAGAAGTGCCATGGACGGAGCACTCTCGAATGTTTCCGCCATTTCCTTATCCTCACACACAAGTAGGTGGAGACCAAATAACTTATCCTACAGAAGACAGTGATGTTGAG GAAGATGAACTGTGTACAAGCGTCCACTTTCCAAACAGACAGCATAGCTTCAATTCAGTGGTACATGCATCCTTTGAAGATGTCGAGAAAAGAGAAGCTTTGG AAGCCAGCGGACATTTGTCAGGCCAGGTATACAGCAGAGAGGGTAAACAACAGACTAGACGGCAAAATACCATGTTCTCGCAGAGAAAGAAACTGCCATTAGGAAGAGCAAAAATCAACGTGTGTATTATAAAAGGAGACCTTTCAACTGAAAAAGTATGTATATATAACTGTTAA